In Porites lutea chromosome 7, jaPorLute2.1, whole genome shotgun sequence, a single window of DNA contains:
- the LOC140944189 gene encoding retinol dehydrogenase 7-like → MDAAESSKFSWLVLPVIGVFTLSLFYYFKPRAKLNVKGKYVLITGCDSGFGRLTAIALDKMGVCVLATCLTEEGEQSLKSVTSNKLKTFQLDVTNSEQIKEVYDKVKYLVESETGGLWGLVNNAGIAYAMPIDWASMSIFKRTADVNLWGVIEVTKTFLPLIKKVQGRVVNFSSVGGRLSFSLYSHYSVAKYGVEAFSDALRREMYPWGVKVSILEPGSFHTNIRSNLGKNFKDRWETLDDHVKEEYGEEYLNGECNSATSPPLSPYSDCTSPRPSHMVPSPPLTPYSDITSSSSDCDSEPDQASTPTEHSTKKKRQRTTFSPMEVLELERAFRRRPYLLKEDAEELVQRLGITAKSLKYWFQNRRAKSRKLEKKILSVCQSSLSNQFNSRAYSDHWKQGERVSCPAMESYLRDSQRTVANRQLSVESNRVPKFHLDQFTIRPFGSARLPYSRASYRYQPY, encoded by the exons ATGGATGCCGCAGAGAGCTCGAAATTTAGTTGGCTTGTTTTGCCTGTAATTGGCGTTTTCACTCTCTcgctgttttattattttaagccaAGAGCTAAACTTAACGTCAAGGGAAAATATGTTTTGATTACCGGTTGCGACTCTGGGTTCGGTCGACTTACAGCCATTGCACTTGACAAGATGGGTGTTTGTGTGTTGGCGACCTGCTTGACAGAAGAAGGAGAACAGAGTTTAAAATCAGTGACGAGcaacaaactgaaaacattCCAGTTGGATGTGACAAACTCAGAGCAGATCAAAGAAGTCTATGATAAAGTCAAGTACCTAGTGGAAAGCGAGACAG GCGGACTGTGGGGCCTGGTGAACAATGCAGGAATCGCGTATGCGATGCCGATCGATTGGGCGTCGATGAGTATATTCAAACGCACAGCTGATGTTAATCTGTGGGGAGTGATTGAAGTGACCAAAACATTTCTTCCTCTTATCAAGAAAGTCCAGGGACGAGTTGTAAACTTTTCAAGTGTTGGTG GTCGTCTCTCTTTCTCCTTATACTCACACTACAGTGTAGCTAAGTATGGCGTGGAGGCCTTTTCGGACGCATTAAGGCGAGAAATGTATCCCTGGGGCGTGAAAGTGAGTATTTTGGAACCAGGTTCATTTCATACCAACATACGCTCCAACCTTGGAAAAAACTTTAAAGACCGCTGGGAAACCCTTGATGACCATGTAAAGGAAGAATACGGAGAGGAATACTTGAATGGAG aatGTAACAGTGCTACCAGTCCGCCTTTATCGCCTTACTCCGACTGCACAAGTCCTCGTCCCAGCCACATGGTCCCCAGTCCACCGTTAACGCCTTACTCGGACATTACAAGTTCCAGCAGCGATTGTGACAGTGAGCCCGATCAAGCTTCGACTCCAACCGAACATTCAACGAAGAAGAAGCGACAGCGCACGACCTTCTCACCGATGGAAGTTTTGGAGCTGGAACGAGCATTCagacggcggccatatttgctAAAAGAAGACGCAGAAGAACTGGTACAAAGACTCGGAATCACGGCTAAAAGCCTGAAG TATTGGTTTCAAAACCGACGGGCCAAATCAAGGAAACTGGAGAAAAAGATTTTATCTGTCTGTCAGTCCAGCCTGTCTAACCAGTTTAATAGCCGAGCCTATTCAGATCACTGGAAACAAGGCGAACGAGTGTCCTGTCCAGCGATGGAAAGCTACTTAAGAGATAGTCAGAGAACAGTTGCCAATCGTCAACTCTCAGTCGAGTCAAACCGTGTACCCAAGTTCCACCTTGACCAGTTCACAATCAGACCTTTTGGGTCCGCAAGACTACCGTACAGCCGTGCCTCCTATAGATATCAACCATACTGA
- the LOC140943916 gene encoding retinol dehydrogenase 7-like isoform X2, which translates to MINIMDAAETSPLSWILLPLIGIFTLLIFCFLKSKAKLDIKGKYVLITGCDSGFGRATAISLDKMGVCVLATCLTKGGEQSLKSVTSDKLKTFQMDVTNSEQIKEVYYNVNELVQCDGGGLWGLVNNAGIGYMLSIDWAPMSIFKRTADVNLWGLIEMTKTFLPLIKMARGRVVNFASVGGRFSTSIFSHYAVTKYGVEAFSDALRREMYPWGVKVSILEPGAFRTNINQPSIIEKNLKEAWENLDDQLKEEYGEEYLKEVIKRLTEFPASDRLDEVANTVVTALTSHAPRYRYPVGLDARMLMAMVSWLPTFAMDFVLLSWLKFPLPRIGRKS; encoded by the exons ATGATCAACATTATGGATGCCGCTGAAACCTCGCCATTAAGCTGGATTTTACTGCCTTTGATTGGCATTTTCActcttttgatattttgttttttaaaatcaaaagcaaaactTGACATCAAAGGAAAGTATGTTCTCATTACGGGTTGCGACTCTGGATTCGGTCGTGCTACAGCCATATCACTTGACAAGATGGGAGTTTGTGTGTTGGCGACTTGTTTGACAAAAGGAGGTGAACAGAGTTTAAAGTCAGTGACGAGCGATAAACTCAAAACATTTCAGATGGATGTGACAAACTCAGAGCAGATCAAAGAAGTTTATTATAACGTCAATGAGTTGGTCCAATGTGATGGAG GTGGACTGTGGGGACTGGTGAACAATGCAGGAATCGGATACATGCTGTCGATCGATTGGGCGCCGATGAGTATATTTAAACGCACAGCAGACGTGAATCTATGGGGACTGATTGAAATGACCAAAACATTTCTTCCACTTATCAAGATGGCCAGGGGACGAGTTGTGAACTTCGCAAGCGTTGGCG GTCGTTTCTCGACGTCCATATTCTCCCACTATGCTGTGACTAAGTATGGCGTGGAGGCGTTTTCAGATGCGTTAAGACGAGAAATGTATCCCTGGGGAGTGAAAGTGAGTATTTTGGAACCAGGTGCATTTCGAACCAACATAAATCAGCCATccattattgaaaaaaatttgaaagaggCCTGGGAAAACCTAGATGATCAGCTTAAAGAGGAGTACGGAGAGGAATACTTAAAAGAAG TGATTAAGCGCCTTACAGAGTTTCCTGCATCTGATCGCCTGGATGAAGTTGCGAATACCGTGGTGACTGCTCTGACGTCACACGCACCACGCTATCGTTACCCTGTTGGTTTAGATGCTCGAATGCTAATGGCAATGGTTTCCTGGTTACCAACCTTTGCTATGGATTTTGTTCTTCTCAGCTGGTTAAAATTTCCATTACCAAGAATAGGTCGAAAGAGCTAG
- the LOC140943916 gene encoding short-chain dehydrogenase/reductase family 9C member 7-like isoform X1: protein MINIMDAAETSPLSWILLPLIGIFTLLIFCFLKSKAKLDIKGKYVLITGCDSGFGRATAISLDKMGVCVLATCLTKGGEQSLKSVTSDKLKTFQMDVTNSEQIKEVYYNVNELVQCDGAGGLWGLVNNAGIGYMLSIDWAPMSIFKRTADVNLWGLIEMTKTFLPLIKMARGRVVNFASVGGRFSTSIFSHYAVTKYGVEAFSDALRREMYPWGVKVSILEPGAFRTNINQPSIIEKNLKEAWENLDDQLKEEYGEEYLKEVIKRLTEFPASDRLDEVANTVVTALTSHAPRYRYPVGLDARMLMAMVSWLPTFAMDFVLLSWLKFPLPRIGRKS, encoded by the exons ATGATCAACATTATGGATGCCGCTGAAACCTCGCCATTAAGCTGGATTTTACTGCCTTTGATTGGCATTTTCActcttttgatattttgttttttaaaatcaaaagcaaaactTGACATCAAAGGAAAGTATGTTCTCATTACGGGTTGCGACTCTGGATTCGGTCGTGCTACAGCCATATCACTTGACAAGATGGGAGTTTGTGTGTTGGCGACTTGTTTGACAAAAGGAGGTGAACAGAGTTTAAAGTCAGTGACGAGCGATAAACTCAAAACATTTCAGATGGATGTGACAAACTCAGAGCAGATCAAAGAAGTTTATTATAACGTCAATGAGTTGGTCCAATGTGATGGAG CAGGTGGACTGTGGGGACTGGTGAACAATGCAGGAATCGGATACATGCTGTCGATCGATTGGGCGCCGATGAGTATATTTAAACGCACAGCAGACGTGAATCTATGGGGACTGATTGAAATGACCAAAACATTTCTTCCACTTATCAAGATGGCCAGGGGACGAGTTGTGAACTTCGCAAGCGTTGGCG GTCGTTTCTCGACGTCCATATTCTCCCACTATGCTGTGACTAAGTATGGCGTGGAGGCGTTTTCAGATGCGTTAAGACGAGAAATGTATCCCTGGGGAGTGAAAGTGAGTATTTTGGAACCAGGTGCATTTCGAACCAACATAAATCAGCCATccattattgaaaaaaatttgaaagaggCCTGGGAAAACCTAGATGATCAGCTTAAAGAGGAGTACGGAGAGGAATACTTAAAAGAAG TGATTAAGCGCCTTACAGAGTTTCCTGCATCTGATCGCCTGGATGAAGTTGCGAATACCGTGGTGACTGCTCTGACGTCACACGCACCACGCTATCGTTACCCTGTTGGTTTAGATGCTCGAATGCTAATGGCAATGGTTTCCTGGTTACCAACCTTTGCTATGGATTTTGTTCTTCTCAGCTGGTTAAAATTTCCATTACCAAGAATAGGTCGAAAGAGCTAG
- the LOC140944839 gene encoding retinol dehydrogenase 7-like, which yields MDAAESSTFNGILLPVIVILTLLLLYYLKPRAKLNVKGKYVLITGCDSGFGRATAIALDKMGVCVLATCLTKEGERSLKSVTSDKLKTFKLDVTNSEQIKEVLDKVNKLLVNGNAGRLWGLVNNAGIVHRLPIEWTPLTIYKRTADVNLWGLIEMTKTFLPLVKRARGRVVNFSSGAGRFSVPFVSAYSITKYGVEAFSDALRREMYPWGVKVSILEPGTFQTNMSQPSHVEKSYKAGWEILDDQLKEEYGEKFLNEVVKLWTEFPQSDRLYLVVDAVLDALTSQTPRDRYVVGSDAWFGIAMVSWLPTFVVDSIIRKLLKTALPKVVRKD from the exons ATGGATGCCGCAGAAAGCTCGACATTTAATGGCATTTTGCTGCCTGTAATTGTCATTTTAACTCTTTTATTGCTTTATTATCTTAAACCAAGAGCTAAACTTAACGTCAAGGGAAAATATGTTCTCATCACGGGTTGCGACTCTGGATTTGGGCGTGCTACAGCCATTGCACTTGACAAGATGGGTGTTTGTGTGTTAGCGACCTGCTTGACAAAAGAAGGTGAACGAAGTTTAAAATCAGTGACGAGTGACAAACTAAAAACATTTAAGTTGGATGTGACAAACTCAGAGCAGATTAAAGAAGTACTTGATAAAGTCAACAAACTGCTGGTCAATGGTAACGCAG gCAGACTGTGGGGCCTGGTAAACAACGCTGGAATTGTGCATAGGCTACCAATCGAGTGGACTCCGCTGACCATATATAAAAGAACCGCAGATGTGAATCTATGGGGACTGATTGAAATGACCAAGACATTTCTTCCACTTGTTAAGAGGGCCCGGGGACGAGTTGTTAACTTCTCAAGTGGTGCTG GTCGTTTCTCGGTGCCATTTGTGTCAGCATACAGTATAACCAAGTATGGCGTGGAGGCGTTTTCAGATGCATTAAGGCGAGAAATGTATCCGTGGGGAGTGAAAGTGAGCATTCTGGAACCTGGTACATTTCAGACCAACATGAGTCAGCCCTCCCACGTTGAAAAAAGTTACAAAGCTGGTTGGGAGATCCTGGATGATCAGCTAAAGGAAGAATACGGAGAGAAATTCTTGAATGAAG TGGTTAAGTTGTGGACAGAGTTTCCTCAATCTGATCGCCTGTATTTAGTTGTGGATGCTGTTTTGGATGCCTTAACGTCACAAACACCGCGTGACCGTTATGTGGTTGGTTCAGATGCTTGGTTTGGAATAGCAATGGTGTCCTGGCTACCAACCTTTGTGGTGGACTCAATTATTAGAAAGCTGTTGAAAACGGCATTGCCTAAAGTGGTTCGAAAAGACTAG
- the LOC140944840 gene encoding retinol dehydrogenase 16-like produces MFLLNEVRVSIIRRVLPRAKLNIRGKYVLITGCDSGFGRATAIALDRMGVCVLATCLTKEGGQSLKSVTSDNLKTFQLDVTNSEQIKEVYNEVRELMTEEVGLWGLLNNAGIAYVMPVEWTPMSIFKRTADVNLWGMIEMTKTFLPLVKRDQGRVVKIGSMAGRLSFNFLSAYSITKYGVEAFSDALRREMYPWGVRVSILEPGEFQTDMHQPSKLGKCFKDGWENLVDRLKEEYGEEYLNGAFLFLVVRHFTELLPSDRLYLVVDAVVDALTSQAPRDRYVVGLEAQLAIPAATWLPTSAVDLILRCLFSLKIPKPKGCRNS; encoded by the exons ATGTTCCTCTTAAACGAGGTCAGAGTTTCTATCATTCGACGTGTCTTG CCAAGAGCTAAACTCAACATCAGAGGAAAATATGTTCTGATTACTGGTTGCGACTCTGGATTCGGTCGTGCTACAGCCATTGCACTTGACAGAATGGGTGTTTGTGTGTTAGCGACCTGTTTGACAAAAGAAGGTGGACAGAGTTTAAAATCAGTGACGAGCGATAACCTGAAAACTTTCCAGTTGGATGTGACAAACTCAGAGCAGATCAAAGAAGTCTACAATGAAGTCCGGGAGCTGATGACTGAAGAGG TTGGACTGTGGGGCCTGTTGAACAATGCAGGTATTGCGTATGTAATGCCAGTGGAATGGACTCCGATGAGTATATTCAAACGCACAGCTGATGTTAATCTGTGGGGAATGATTGAAATGACCAAAACATTTCTTCCACTTGTCAAGAGGGACCAGGGACGTGTTGTGAAGATCGGAAGCATGGCAG GTCGTTTGTCATTTAACTTCTTGTCAGCCTACAGTATAACCAAGTATGGTGTGGAGGCGTTTTCAGATGCACTGAGACGAGAAATGTATCCCTGGGGGGTGAGAGTGAGTATACTGGAACCAGGTGAATTTCAAACAGATATGCATCAGCCCTCTAAATTGGGAAAATGTTTCAAAGATGGCTGGGAAAACCTGGTTGACCGGCTAAAGGAAGAATACGGAGAGGAATACTTGAATGGAG CCTTCTTGTTTCTAGTGGTTAGGCATTTTACCGAGTTACTTCCTTCTGATCGCCTGTATTTAGTGGTGGATGCTGTAGTGGATGCTCTGACGTCACAAGCACCACGTGATCGTTATGTAGTTGGTCTGGAGGCTCAGCTGGCGATACCAGCGGCGACCTGGTTACCAACGTCTGCTGTAGACTTGATTTTACGCTGCTTGTTTAGCCTAAAAATACCAAAACCAAAAGGATGTCGAAACTCCTAG